In Nicotiana tabacum cultivar K326 chromosome 19, ASM71507v2, whole genome shotgun sequence, one DNA window encodes the following:
- the LOC142173463 gene encoding uncharacterized protein LOC142173463, producing MAITDEDNNLSPDNASPTSSATRFSTINHNHPLYLQPTDTPGKRKLGFVDGRYPKSKFESELHDQWEKVWEDLKERFDKVNGSRVLHLHTEIHNLTQGTMTVADYFSKLRDLWDEFDALIPCPGCPCPESKKYTAHFKYHRLLQFLMGLNDSYSQARSQIMMMSPVPNINKAYSLLVDLESQRSLENFTQVVQVAEVPEGTAMFSNRGPVAARRNPRPQKKIPQCEYCHYKGHTKENYYKLIGYPSDFKSRKKGGSPGVYGNYASSTVGHVPGDACKFTNNNP from the exons ATGGCGATTACAGATGAAGACAATAATCTCTCACCGGATAATGCCTCTCCGACATCCAGTGCGACCAGATTCTCCACAATCAACCATAATCATCCTCTTTACCTACAACCTACAGATACTCCAG GTAAAAGAAAATTAGGATTTGTTGATGGAAGGTATCCTAAGTCTAAATTTGAATCTGAACTACATGATCAATGGGAAAAG GTCTGGGAAGATTTAAAGGAAAGGTTTGACAAGGTGAATGGCTCTAGAGTGCTTCATCTCCACACAGAGATTCATAATCTTACTCAGGGAACTATGACTGTTGCCGATTACTTCTCTAAGCTTAGAGACTTGTGGGATGAATTTGATGCACTCATACCTTGCCCTGGGTGTCCATGTCCAGAATCTAAGAAGTATACTGCTCACTTTAAATACCATAGACTTCTACAGTTCCTTATGGGCCTAAATGATTCCTACTCACAAGCTAGGAGTCAGATTATGATGATGTCGCCAGTTCCTAACATCAACAAAGCCTACTCTTTACTTGTGGATCTTGAGAGTCAGAGGAGCCTAGAAAATTTTACACAAGTAGTGCAGGTTGCAGAAGTTCCCGAAGGCACTGCAATGTTTAGCAACAGAGGTCCAGTAGCTGCAAGGAGAAATCCCAGGCCTCAAAAGAAGATTCCTCAGTGTGAGTACTGCCATTACAAAGGACATACAAAGGAGAACTATTACAAGTTGATTGGCTATCCCTCAGACTTTAAGTCTAGGAAGAAGGGAGGTAGTCCTGGAGTATATGGAAACTATGCAAGTTCAACAGTTGGTCATGTCCCCGGTGATGCCTGCAAGTTCACTAACAACAATCCTTAA